Proteins from a genomic interval of Rhizobium sp. SL42:
- a CDS encoding energy-coupling factor ABC transporter ATP-binding protein — MILQARAVDFSYDDGTRALDQASLVVNRREIMAILGANGAGKSTLLSTLNGTFKPAAGEVLLNGNPVSYSRKGLVELRSQVGLVLQDPDDQLFAATVFEDVSFGPLNLGLSVSEARTRVQEALAVMGIEALSHRPTHLLSFGQRKRVAIAGVLAMSPAVLLLDEPTAGLDPKSVDELCETLRSLATQGVAVVIATHDMDIAYNWADQVAVFARGKIIMEGRAEHVFGESNFQQDTDLRLPLIYQLSSELRNSGLISQDGDLPRSVPELVQQLRARQG; from the coding sequence ATGATCCTGCAGGCACGCGCTGTCGATTTCAGCTACGACGACGGGACCCGGGCGCTCGACCAGGCCTCCCTTGTGGTGAACCGGCGAGAAATCATGGCGATCCTTGGTGCGAACGGTGCTGGTAAGTCGACCCTGCTGTCGACGCTGAACGGCACGTTCAAACCTGCCGCCGGCGAAGTCCTGCTCAATGGCAATCCGGTCAGCTACAGCCGCAAAGGCCTCGTCGAGCTCCGGTCGCAGGTCGGACTGGTGTTGCAGGATCCCGACGATCAACTTTTTGCCGCGACCGTCTTCGAAGATGTGTCGTTCGGGCCGCTCAATCTCGGCCTTTCGGTGAGCGAAGCCCGGACACGGGTACAGGAGGCGCTCGCCGTCATGGGGATCGAAGCGCTGTCGCATCGACCGACGCATTTGCTGAGCTTCGGGCAGCGCAAGCGGGTTGCCATCGCCGGCGTATTGGCCATGTCGCCCGCTGTTCTTCTTCTCGACGAACCGACCGCCGGCCTTGACCCGAAATCGGTCGACGAACTCTGCGAGACCCTGCGAAGCCTTGCGACGCAGGGCGTTGCCGTGGTGATTGCCACGCATGACATGGATATCGCCTACAATTGGGCCGATCAGGTCGCAGTCTTCGCCAGAGGCAAAATCATCATGGAAGGGCGCGCTGAACATGTGTTCGGTGAAAGCAACTTCCAGCAAGACACCGATTTGCGCCTTCCCCTCATCTATCAGCTGTCGAGCGAATTGCGAAACAGCGGACTGATTTCGCAAGACGGCGACCTGCCGCGAAGCGTGCCGGAGCTGGTGCAACAGCTTCGCGCGCGTCAGGGCTGA
- the paoC gene encoding aldehyde oxidoreductase molybdenum-binding subunit PaoC, which yields MKFDRPALTNPIDQLNVVGRPVRRIDGEQKVTGKATYAYEWHDPGHRYAYGYPVGSGIAKGRITTMDVDAAEKAPGVIAVVTTLAVGARDKGKHNTANLFGGGEIQHYHQAVAVVVAETFEQARAAAALVKVEYAEEKGRFSLRDERHAATKPKDTDDTPPDSAFGDFDGAFRSAPVTIDEEYTTPDQSHSMMEPHASIAAWQGDELTVWTSSQMIDWWRTDLATTLGIDKEKIHLKSPYIGGGFGGKLFLRADAVLAAFAAKASGRTVKVALPRPFMANNTTHRPATIQRVRIGAERDGEITAIAHESWSGDLKGGGPEPAVMQTRLLYAGANRMTAMRLATLDLPEGNAMRAPGEAPGLMALEIAIDEMAEKLDMDPVAFRIRNDTQVDPENPDRRFSHRNLIGCLELGAERFGWKDRGRPGTRRDGNWLVGLGVATAFRNNLLVPSAARVRLDRQGMVTVETDMTDIGTGSYTIIAQTAAEMLGLPIDKVIVRLGDSRFPVSAGSGGQFGANCSTSAVYAACVKLRQAVATALGFNSDAAVFENGEVRSGNRVARLGEAAGVDGLSAEDGIEWGDLAKTHQQSTFGAHFVEVGVDRATGETRVRRMLAVCAAGRILNPVTARSQVIGAMTMGVGGALSEELAVDRRRGFFVNHDLAGYEVPVHADIPHQDVIFLDEVDPYSSPMKAKGVGELGLCGVSAAIANAIYNATRVRVRHYPITLDKLIGGLPDIA from the coding sequence ATGAAGTTTGATCGTCCAGCCCTCACCAATCCGATCGACCAGCTCAACGTCGTCGGCCGGCCTGTCCGCCGGATCGACGGTGAACAGAAGGTCACAGGCAAGGCGACATATGCCTACGAATGGCACGATCCGGGCCATCGATATGCCTATGGTTATCCGGTAGGATCCGGCATTGCCAAGGGTCGTATCACGACCATGGATGTCGATGCCGCGGAGAAAGCGCCGGGTGTGATCGCGGTGGTTACGACCCTCGCTGTAGGCGCCCGCGATAAAGGGAAGCACAATACCGCCAATCTCTTTGGTGGAGGTGAAATTCAGCATTATCATCAGGCGGTTGCGGTCGTCGTTGCGGAGACCTTCGAGCAGGCGCGGGCCGCAGCCGCGCTGGTGAAGGTCGAATATGCCGAAGAAAAGGGGCGTTTCTCCCTGCGAGACGAACGGCATGCGGCGACAAAGCCCAAGGATACAGATGACACGCCGCCGGACAGCGCTTTCGGCGATTTCGACGGCGCCTTTCGGTCAGCGCCCGTGACCATCGACGAAGAATATACAACGCCGGATCAATCCCATTCGATGATGGAGCCGCATGCGTCGATTGCCGCCTGGCAGGGCGACGAATTGACCGTCTGGACATCGAGCCAGATGATAGACTGGTGGCGCACCGATCTGGCGACGACCCTTGGCATCGACAAGGAAAAGATTCATCTGAAGTCGCCTTACATTGGTGGTGGCTTCGGTGGAAAACTTTTCCTGCGGGCCGATGCGGTGTTGGCGGCCTTTGCCGCCAAGGCGTCGGGGAGAACCGTGAAAGTTGCTTTGCCCCGTCCGTTCATGGCGAACAACACCACCCATCGTCCGGCGACAATCCAACGTGTCCGGATCGGTGCGGAACGTGACGGCGAAATTACCGCGATTGCCCATGAAAGCTGGTCGGGGGATCTTAAAGGCGGCGGACCGGAACCTGCCGTCATGCAGACGCGTCTCTTGTATGCCGGTGCAAACCGGATGACGGCGATGCGGCTTGCGACGCTGGACCTGCCAGAAGGCAATGCCATGCGGGCGCCGGGCGAAGCGCCGGGCCTGATGGCGCTGGAAATCGCCATTGACGAAATGGCGGAGAAACTCGACATGGACCCGGTTGCTTTTCGGATCCGCAATGACACCCAGGTGGATCCCGAAAACCCTGACCGGCGTTTCAGTCACCGCAATCTGATCGGCTGTCTCGAGTTGGGAGCGGAGCGCTTTGGCTGGAAGGACCGGGGACGACCGGGAACCCGTCGGGATGGCAACTGGCTCGTTGGCCTCGGAGTTGCTACGGCGTTTCGCAACAATCTGCTCGTTCCATCGGCAGCCAGGGTTCGGCTCGATCGGCAGGGTATGGTCACTGTTGAAACCGATATGACGGACATCGGCACAGGCAGCTATACCATTATCGCGCAAACCGCTGCCGAGATGCTCGGATTGCCGATCGACAAGGTGATCGTCAGGCTTGGTGATTCCCGATTTCCCGTGTCGGCCGGCTCCGGGGGGCAGTTCGGTGCGAATTGTTCGACGTCCGCGGTCTATGCCGCATGCGTGAAACTGCGACAGGCCGTGGCAACTGCTCTCGGCTTCAACTCGGATGCCGCCGTTTTTGAAAATGGCGAGGTCCGCAGTGGCAACAGGGTGGCACGGCTTGGCGAGGCGGCGGGTGTCGACGGGCTGTCCGCCGAGGACGGGATCGAATGGGGCGATCTGGCAAAGACCCATCAGCAGTCGACATTCGGCGCCCATTTTGTCGAGGTGGGTGTCGACAGGGCAACCGGTGAAACACGTGTTCGCCGCATGCTTGCGGTCTGCGCGGCCGGGCGAATTCTCAATCCCGTTACCGCACGGAGCCAGGTGATCGGTGCAATGACAATGGGTGTCGGCGGCGCCTTGTCGGAAGAACTCGCGGTCGATCGTCGCCGGGGCTTTTTCGTCAACCACGATCTCGCCGGCTACGAGGTGCCGGTCCACGCCGACATACCTCATCAGGATGTCATCTTCCTGGACGAAGTGGATCCATATTCATCTCCGATGAAGGCAAAAGGTGTCGGAGAGCTCGGCTTGTGTGGTGTCTCGGCTGCGATCGCCAATGCGATCTACAATGCCACGAGGGTGAGGGTCAGGCACTATCCTATCACGCTCGACAAGCTGATCGGTGGCCTTCCGGACATTGCCTGA
- a CDS encoding FAD binding domain-containing protein produces MRAFTYERASSVEAAVGTAAANPHSKFIAGGTNLLDLMKLEIETPTHLIDVNGLGLDMIEETPDGGLRIGALVRNTDLAANDRVRRHYALLSRALLSGASGQLRNKATTAGNLLQRTRCPYFYDPMQPCNKRNPGSGCSAIGGFSRQHAIIGISDDCIATHPSDMAVALRALEATVETVKADGTGRTIPVGDFHRLPGETPHIETVLEQGEFITAVLLPPPPGGHHVYRKVRDRASYAFALISVGAVIQPDGSGRFAVGGVAPKPWRVEAAEAELHKGAKAAVAAAFSGAHPTDQNRFKLDLVERTLAAVIEDARG; encoded by the coding sequence ATGAGGGCTTTCACCTACGAGCGTGCGTCGTCGGTCGAGGCAGCCGTCGGCACCGCGGCTGCCAATCCGCATTCGAAATTCATTGCAGGGGGGACCAATCTCCTCGATCTGATGAAGCTGGAGATCGAAACGCCGACGCATCTGATCGATGTAAACGGGCTTGGTCTGGATATGATCGAGGAAACCCCGGACGGCGGACTCCGTATCGGCGCCCTTGTGCGCAACACGGACCTGGCCGCCAACGACAGGGTGCGCCGTCACTACGCATTGCTTTCTCGGGCGCTTCTGTCCGGCGCGTCGGGGCAGTTGCGCAACAAGGCGACGACGGCCGGCAACCTTCTCCAGCGTACCCGCTGTCCCTATTTCTATGATCCGATGCAGCCCTGCAACAAGCGGAACCCGGGAAGCGGCTGTTCGGCGATCGGCGGTTTTTCCCGTCAGCACGCCATCATCGGTATAAGCGACGACTGTATCGCGACCCATCCCAGCGATATGGCGGTTGCCCTTCGTGCACTGGAGGCGACGGTCGAAACGGTGAAGGCAGATGGAACCGGGCGCACGATACCTGTCGGGGATTTCCATCGTCTGCCCGGCGAAACGCCCCATATCGAGACCGTGCTGGAGCAAGGCGAGTTCATCACCGCCGTGCTTCTGCCACCGCCTCCGGGCGGACATCATGTCTATCGGAAAGTGCGTGACCGGGCATCTTACGCTTTCGCCCTCATCTCGGTCGGCGCGGTGATCCAGCCTGACGGATCAGGTCGCTTCGCGGTCGGTGGTGTTGCGCCCAAGCCATGGCGCGTCGAGGCTGCAGAGGCAGAACTACACAAAGGGGCCAAGGCGGCCGTGGCTGCCGCATTCTCCGGTGCTCATCCCACGGACCAGAACCGCTTCAAACTTGACCTCGTCGAGCGCACGCTCGCGGCGGTGATCGAAGACGCAAGAGGGTGA
- the paoA gene encoding aldehyde dehydrogenase iron-sulfur subunit PaoA — translation MGETSTVSFKVNGEDYDLEIDNRTSLLDALREHLHLTGTKKGCDHGQCGACTVIVEGRRINACLTLAVMHAGDEILTIEGLGQPGHLHPMQKAFVDCDAFQCGYCTPGQICSSVAVLDEVKANIPSHVTRDLTGQTMVTADEVRERMSGNICRCGAYSNIIDAIMDVAGA, via the coding sequence ATGGGTGAAACATCGACAGTTTCGTTCAAAGTGAACGGAGAGGACTACGATCTTGAGATCGACAACAGGACAAGCCTGCTTGACGCTCTGCGCGAGCATCTGCATCTCACGGGGACCAAGAAAGGCTGCGACCATGGCCAGTGTGGTGCTTGTACGGTTATCGTCGAGGGCCGGCGTATCAATGCCTGCCTGACCTTGGCTGTCATGCATGCCGGCGATGAAATTCTGACGATCGAGGGACTGGGGCAACCGGGACACCTGCATCCCATGCAGAAAGCTTTTGTCGACTGCGATGCGTTCCAGTGCGGCTATTGCACGCCGGGTCAGATCTGTTCGTCTGTCGCGGTGCTGGACGAGGTCAAAGCCAACATTCCGAGCCACGTTACCCGGGATCTCACCGGGCAAACGATGGTCACCGCGGACGAAGTTCGCGAGCGCATGAGCGGCAATATCTGTCGATGCGGAGCCTATTCGAACATCATAGATGCGATCATGGATGTTGCAGGAGCATGA
- the treY gene encoding malto-oligosyltrehalose synthase, which yields MLPIVASYRIQFRDGMTFERAAERLPYLRSLGISHIYASPIFTATQGSTHGYDVTNATEIDPSLGGRAGWNDFSRRLRDLGMGLILDIVPNHMAASLENPWWHDVLQNGKESRYASFFDVDWSEPITLPHLDMPFDDAAADGKIGLVRDDTGKLKLSYGDQRFVLSDHSLAWLNAQRDAIDDNVSCFASVPQNLIELHRRQHWRLVPWTSASRHLSYRRFFEVTGLVGIRIEDPLVFDAMHELVFELVQEGQVQALRIDHIDGLADPKGYLENLRRAVGTDVPVFVEKILAEGEDLPADWPVAGTTGYEFISALGDLFISRGGLARLRRHYSAAVPGMADPERALRKAKHEMVTVNFAGEIDRLVQIAAGLLPNFSPSSLANAIRELLIAFPVYRLYSTTKALTEAETKALSQAAALAQEHMGDRPALDAVVEVLSGQARLAQEPEEFRRRFQQVAGPVMAKATEDTFFYRYTCLLAANDVGGEPAAEPAGIEGFHLKMQHRLLQQPLGLSSTSTHDTKRGEDARARLYALSEDPDRWMMALPRWRQQNARLLSHRPYDMVPDLNVEWMLYQSLLGILPHHVDAAHLPDLQERFCAYAVKAVREAKQKTNWSAPDRDYEDAIRRFASGLLSIDNLDFLKDFAAFSRPFIASGSLNSLTQTLVKLIAPGVPDFYQGAEGLDHSMVDPDNRRPWKSDAPVAESAAFVTQFKRELIQRGLSLRRQCPALFEQGAYLPLSVEGTRKDHVLAFARQAGRELAVAVAPLQVLGVIGENNLAADASYWGDTIIRLPAGTGSALRDLLGDKIHAYGDLSVADVLTGPVALLTTVQGTYSAA from the coding sequence ATGCTGCCCATCGTTGCCAGTTATCGCATTCAATTCCGCGACGGCATGACCTTTGAGCGGGCGGCTGAACGGCTACCCTATCTGAGGAGCCTCGGGATAAGCCATATCTATGCATCCCCGATATTCACGGCCACGCAGGGGTCGACCCACGGCTACGACGTTACCAATGCGACAGAAATCGACCCGTCACTCGGCGGGCGGGCTGGATGGAATGACTTCAGTCGCCGCCTCCGGGATCTGGGCATGGGGCTGATCCTGGATATCGTGCCCAATCACATGGCAGCCTCCTTGGAGAACCCTTGGTGGCACGATGTCCTGCAAAACGGAAAGGAGAGCCGCTACGCCTCATTTTTTGACGTCGACTGGTCCGAGCCGATCACCCTGCCGCATCTGGACATGCCTTTTGATGACGCTGCGGCCGATGGCAAGATCGGGCTTGTGCGCGACGACACCGGCAAATTGAAGCTGAGCTATGGCGATCAGCGCTTTGTCCTCTCGGACCACAGCCTCGCCTGGCTGAATGCGCAGCGAGATGCAATCGATGACAATGTCTCGTGCTTTGCGAGCGTTCCGCAAAACCTGATCGAACTGCATCGCCGCCAGCACTGGCGGCTCGTTCCCTGGACATCCGCATCGCGCCATCTCTCCTATCGACGCTTCTTTGAAGTCACCGGCCTGGTCGGCATTCGCATCGAGGACCCGTTGGTTTTCGATGCGATGCACGAACTGGTTTTTGAGTTGGTCCAGGAGGGACAGGTCCAGGCATTGCGCATCGACCATATCGATGGTCTTGCCGACCCGAAAGGATATCTCGAAAACCTGCGCCGTGCCGTTGGCACCGATGTCCCGGTCTTCGTCGAAAAGATCCTCGCGGAAGGAGAGGATCTACCGGCTGACTGGCCGGTTGCGGGCACGACCGGATATGAATTCATCAGTGCGCTGGGGGATCTGTTCATCAGCAGAGGAGGACTGGCAAGGCTCAGGCGGCACTACAGCGCGGCCGTACCCGGCATGGCCGATCCCGAACGAGCATTGCGCAAAGCCAAGCACGAAATGGTCACGGTCAATTTCGCAGGAGAGATCGATAGACTGGTGCAGATTGCAGCGGGCCTGCTGCCGAATTTCAGCCCGTCGTCACTGGCCAACGCCATTCGGGAACTGTTGATCGCCTTTCCGGTCTACCGATTGTACAGCACGACCAAGGCCTTGACCGAAGCGGAAACGAAAGCCCTCAGCCAGGCGGCTGCGCTGGCACAAGAGCACATGGGCGACAGGCCTGCCCTTGATGCGGTTGTCGAGGTGCTCAGCGGTCAGGCCCGCCTGGCACAAGAACCCGAAGAATTCAGGCGCCGGTTTCAGCAGGTGGCTGGGCCGGTCATGGCGAAGGCGACGGAAGATACTTTTTTCTACCGGTACACTTGCCTTCTGGCTGCCAACGACGTCGGAGGCGAGCCCGCGGCTGAGCCCGCCGGCATCGAGGGCTTTCATCTCAAGATGCAGCACCGATTGCTGCAGCAACCGCTCGGCCTGTCGTCGACATCGACCCATGATACCAAACGTGGCGAAGATGCCCGCGCACGGTTGTACGCGCTCAGTGAAGACCCCGATCGGTGGATGATGGCCCTGCCGCGATGGAGACAGCAAAACGCACGGCTGCTGTCGCACCGGCCTTACGACATGGTTCCCGATTTGAACGTGGAATGGATGTTGTATCAGTCCCTGCTCGGCATCCTTCCGCATCACGTCGATGCGGCCCACCTTCCCGATCTTCAGGAACGGTTTTGCGCCTATGCCGTCAAGGCCGTGAGAGAGGCGAAGCAGAAAACCAACTGGTCGGCGCCGGACCGCGACTATGAGGATGCCATACGGCGTTTCGCCAGCGGCCTCTTGTCCATCGACAACCTCGATTTTCTCAAGGACTTTGCCGCCTTCTCACGACCGTTTATCGCAAGCGGCAGTCTGAACAGTCTCACCCAGACGCTGGTTAAGCTGATCGCGCCGGGTGTGCCTGATTTTTACCAGGGAGCCGAAGGCCTCGACCATTCGATGGTCGATCCCGACAACCGCCGTCCATGGAAAAGCGATGCCCCGGTGGCCGAGAGCGCCGCATTCGTCACCCAATTCAAACGGGAATTGATCCAGCGTGGCCTGTCGCTGAGACGGCAATGTCCGGCGCTTTTCGAGCAAGGTGCATATTTGCCTCTGTCAGTTGAAGGCACCCGCAAGGATCACGTGCTGGCGTTTGCCAGACAGGCGGGACGCGAGCTTGCCGTTGCCGTGGCGCCGCTGCAGGTGTTGGGTGTGATCGGGGAAAATAATTTAGCCGCCGATGCCTCCTACTGGGGCGATACGATCATCCGCCTTCCAGCCGGCACTGGCAGCGCACTACGCGATCTCCTAGGCGACAAAATCCACGCATATGGAGATTTGTCGGTTGCCGATGTCCTTACAGGACCCGTCGCACTTCTGACGACGGTACAGGGCACGTATTCAGCCGCCTGA